The Paracoccus sp. MA DNA segment CCTTGCCGCTCTGGCCATGTGTCCCAGCTACGCCGCCGTTGCCCCGGCGGGGGGCGCGAAGCCGCTTCTGGGCACCAATCCCATCGCCTTCGGCTGGCCCCGGCCGGGGGCCGCGCCTTACGTCTTCGACTTCGCCACCTCCTGCGTCGCCCGGGGCGAGATCGAGCTTCTGGCGGGGGCCGGCGAGCCCTTGCCCGAGGGCTGGGCGCTGGATGCCGAAGGCGCGCCGACCACCGATGCCGAGGCGGCGCTTTCCGGCGCCATGCTGCCCTTTGGCGGGCACAAGGGTTCGGCCCTCTCGACCATGGTCGAGCTGCTGGCGGGGGTGATGATCGGCGACCTGACCAGCCAGGGCGCGCTGGAGGAACTGGGCACGCTTAGCCTGGCGCCGAAACATGGCGAACTGATCCTGGCCTTTTCGCCCGCGCGCTTCGCCGCCGGCCGGCCGGGCGATCCGCTGGCCCGGGCCGAGGCGCTGTTCGACGCCATCCTGGGGCAGGGCGCGCGCCTGCCCGGCCAGCGCCGCCTTGCCGCCCGCGCGCGATCCGAGGCCGAGGGCATCGCGCTGAACGCCGAGGAACTGGCGCTGATCGAGCGTTTCCAGCGCGAGGGGCTGGCTGCGCTCGGCTAGAGGGCGGTCCAGTTCTGCTCGACCACCGCCTCCATCGAGACATGGCTGGAGGTGTTGCTGACATGAGGCAGGACCGAGATCTTCTCGGCCAGGATGCGGCGGAAATCGGCCATGTCGCGCGAGCGGACCTTCATCAGATAGTCGCAGCTGCCGGCGATCATGTAGCATTCCTCGACCTCGGGGATGGCCCGGACGGCGGCGTTGAACTGCTGCAGCGCATGTTCGCGGGTGTCGTTCATGCTGACCTCGACATAGGTCACATGGGTCAGGCCCAGCTTCAGGGGCGACAGGATGGCGCGATAGCCGGTGATCAGCCCGATCTCTTCCAGATGCTTGATGCGCTGCGCCACCGGGGTCTTGGAGAGCCCGACCCGCCGCGCCAGCTCGGCGATCGGGATTCGGGCATTCTCGGTCAGTTCCGCCAGGATCTTGCGGTCCTGCGCGTCCAGGTTCAGGTCCATTCTGAAAATCGCCTCGAATTTGTTCCAACAGCCTAGAAAGTGGCCCATCTTCAGGCGCACCGCCTAGCCCGCATCTGATAATACTGTCGCATCGAATAAGGAGATCGGCATGACTCGTGTCAACCCCATCGGGCTTTCGGACGTGTTTTCCGCCCAGGCGAAATTCGCCGACGAGGCGGAACTGCTGAACCGGCTGGTCGCGCAGGCGGGGCTGGGCGCCGGCCAGCGGGCCGCGATCACGCGCCGGGCCGCCGATCTGGTGCGCCGCATCCGTGACGAGGCGAAGCCCACGATGATGGAGCATTTCCTGGCCGAATACGGGCTGTCCACGCGCGAGGGCGTGGCGCTGATGTGCCTGGCCGAGGCGATGCTGCGTGTCCCCGACCGGATGACCATCGATGCGCTGATCGAGGACAAGATCGCGCCTTCGGACTGGGGCAGGCATCTGGGCGAGGCGTCCTCGTCGCTGGTCAATGCCTCGACCTGGGCCCTGATGCTGACCGGCAAGGTGCTGGACGACGACCAGGCCGGGATCGCCGGCACTCTGCGCCGCGCGGTGCGGCGGCTGGGCGAGCCGGTGATCCGCACCGCCGTCGGCCGGGCGATGAAGGAGATGGGCCGGCAATTCGTGCTGGGCCAGACCATCGAGGCGGCGCTGGAACGCGCCGCGAAACGCGAGGCGCAGGGCTTCACCTACAGCTATGACATGCTGGGCGAGGCGGCGATGACCGGGGCCGACGCCGCGCGCTACGACCGCGCCTATTCCGACGCCATCGCGGCGATTGCGAAAGCCTGCACCAGGGGCTCGGTCGAGGAGAACCCCGGCATCTCGATCAAGCTGTCCGCCCTGCATCCGCGCTATGAGGTGGCGCAGGAGGCCCGGGTGATGACCGAGCTGGTGCCAGTGGTGCTGAAGCTGGCGCGGCAGGCCAAGGCCGCCGGCATGGGCATGAACATCGACGCCGAGGAACAGGACCGGCTGGTGCTGTCCTTGAAGGTGATCGAGGCGGTGCTGGCCGATCCCTCGCTGGCCGGCTGGGACGGGTTCGGCGTCGTGGTGCAGGCCTATGGCAAGCGCGCCGGGCAGGTGATCGACTGGCTTTATGAAACCGCCACGCGGCTGGACCGGCGCATCATGGTGCGGCTGGTCAAGGGCGCCTATTGGGACACCGAGATCAAGCGGGCGCAGGTCGAGGGCTTCCCCGGCTTTCCGCTGTTCACCAGCAAGGTGGCCACCGATGTCAGCTATATCGCCAATGCCCGCAAGCTGATCGGCTATGCCGACCGCATCTATCCGCAATTCGCCACCCATAACGCCCATACCGTCGCGGCGATCCTGGAGATGGCGGGCGATATCCGCTTCGAGTTCCAGCGCCTGCACGGCATGGGCGAGCGGCTGCACGACATCGTGCTGCGCGACCACAACGCCCGCTGCCGCATCTATGCGCCCGTCGGCGCGCATCGCGACCTGCTGGCCTATCTGGTGCGCCGCCTGCTGGAGAACGGCGCCAATTCCAGCTTCGTGCACCAGATCGTGGATGAGGCGGTCTCGCCGGAAGAAGTCGCCCGCGACCCGTTCGAGGCGCTGGCCGAGGCCCGTCCGCCGCGGTCGCTGGTGGCGCCCGATGCGCTGTTCGGGGCCTCGCGCCGGAACTCGACCGGCTTCGACCTGACCGACGAGGAAATGCTGGCCCGTATCTATGCCGCCCGCGACGTGGCAATCCCGGATGCGATGCCGCTGACCGTCTCGGAACCCACGGGCAAGATGCAGGATGTCGTCAACCCGGCGACGGGGGAAAAGATCGCCCGGGTGATGATGGTCGATGCCGAGACCGCCGCCCGCGCCATCGACGATGCGCGCATCTGGGACGCGCCGGCGGCGGAACGCGCCGCGGTGCTGCGCCGCGCCGCCGATCTTTACGAAGACCATTACGGCCCGATTTTCGGCATTCTCGGCCGCGAGGCCGGCAAGTCGCTGGCCGATGCGGTGGCCGAACTGCGCGAGGCGGTGGACTTCCTGCGCTATTACGCTGCCGAGGGCGAGAATTGCTCCGATGCCCCGCGCGGCATCGTCGGCGCGATCAGCCCGTGGAACTTCCCGCTGGCGATCTTCACCGGCCAGATCGCGGCGGCGCTGATGGCCGGCAATGCGGTGATCGCCAAGCCGGCCGAGCCGACGCCGATCATTGCCGCCTATGCCATCGGCCTGCTGCATCAGGCGGGCGTTCCCAAAACCGCGCTGCAACTGCTGCCCGGCCGCGGCAGCGTGGTCGGCACCGCGATGACCTCGGACCCGCGCGTCGCGGGGCTGGTCTTTACCGGCTCGACCGAGACCGCGCAGACCATCGCCCGCACCATGGCCGCGAACCTGGCGCCCGGCACGCCGCTGATTGCCGAGACCGGCGGGCTGAACGCGATGATCGTGGACAGTACCGCGCTACCGGAACAGGCGGTGCGCGACATCGTGAACTCGGCCTTCCGCTCGGCCGGCCAGCGCTGTTCTGCGCTGCGCTGCCTTTATGTGCAGGAGGACGTGGCGCCGCATCTGATCCAGATGATCAAGGGCGCCATGGACGAGCTGCGCGTCGGCGACCCCTGGGATCTGACCACCGATGTCGGCCCGGTGATCGACCCCGGCGCGCAAAAGGAAATCGCCGATTACATCGCCGCCAATGCAAACCGCGTGCTGCACAAGCTGGCGGTGCCGTCGCGGGGCTATTTCATCCCGCCCACCCTGCTGAAGGTCTCGGGCATCAATGACCTGGAACGCGAGATCTTCGGCCCCGTCCTCCATGTCGCGACCTTCAGGGGCGACCAGCTGGACCAGGTGATCGCCGAGATCAACGCCCGCGGCTTCGGCCTGACCTTCGGGCTGCACACCCGCATCGACTCGCGCGTGCAAGAGGTCTCGGACGCCATCCATGTCGGCAATATCTACGTCAATCGCAACCAGATCGGCGCCGTGGTGGGCAGCCAGCCCTTCGGCGGCGAGGGGCTGTCGGGCACCGGGCCCAAGGCCGGCGGGCCGCGCTATGTGCCGCGCTTCTTCGCGCCCGCCGCACCTTCGGTTTCCGCAGGGGCATGGCAGGGCCAGGCCGACGAGGCCCGGCTGCGCGGCGCGCTGGCCGGCGCGGCCCCGAAGAAGATCGAGGAGCGCCTGATGCCCGGCCCGACCGGAGAGCTGAACCGCCTGACCGCGCATAGCCGCCCGCCGGTGCTGTGCCTCGGACCCGGGGCCGAGGCCGTGGCGGCGCAGGTGGCGGCGGTCGAGGCGCTTGGCGGGCAGGCCGTCGGTGCCGATGGCGCACTGCCGCCCGAGGCGCTGACCCGGCTGCCGCAGCTTTCCGCCGTGCTCTGGTGGGGCGACGAGGCACAGGGCCGCGCCTATGCCGAGGCCCTTGCCGCGCGCGAGGGCGAGATCGTGCAGTTGGTCACCGCCATGCCCGACCTGACCCATGTCGCGCATGAGCGCCACCTTTGCGTCGACACCACCGCAGCAGGGGGCAACGCCGCATTGCTGGCAGGGTGACCTCCGCCCCGCGCGGGCCCATGCGATGCCCGCGCCTTGCCCGGCCGGGCGAAGGGCAGGGCGAGACCATGGGCCAGGTCGCAGGAGCCGGGCGCGACGCCGCGCCGACCCGCGGCGATCACCCGTCGCGGTGATTGCGCGGAAGTATGGCCGCCAAGGCGTCGCTCATCCCGCCCGTCGGCGGTCAGCCCATCCGGGCCAGCCAGGCGTTGATCGCCGCCACGGCTTCGGGTTCGTCGAGATAGGGGATATGGCCGCGATCCGGCACGTCGGCCAGGATCATGTCGGGCCGCCTGCGCTGCATCTCGGCCGCGGTGTCATGCGAGAGCAGCTCGGAATTGGCCCCGCGGATCAGCGCCAGAGGCAGCTTCGCTGCCGCGTCGAAAAGCGGCCACAGATCGACCTCGGGCCCGCCGAAGGCCGCGAGAAACGCATCGCGCAGCGCCGGATCGTAATTGATGCGCAGACCCTCGGGCGTTTCGACATAATGCCGCTCGGCCTCTTCCAGCCAGCGGGAGGGCGGCACATTGGCAAAGCCGGGCATGGCGGCGGGCAGGCGCTGCGCCAGATCGGCCAGGCTGGTGCCGGCGGGATTGCGTCCGATATAGTCGCAGATCTTCGCAAGTCCGCCACGCTGCAGGGCCGGCCCCACGTCGTTGAGGCACAGGCCCAGCACCCGGTCCGGCGCCGTCGCCGCCAGAACCATGCCGATGAGGCCGCCGCGAGAGGTGCCCAGGATCGCCGCCCGGTCGATCCCCAGATGGTCCAGCAGCGCCAGAACGTCCCTGGCCTCCTGCGGGATGGTGTAGCTGTCCGCGCCGGTCCAGTCCGACGCGCCGCGGCCGCGATAATCCGGCCGGATCAGCCGCAGGCCGGCCAGATGCGGCGCCACATAGTCGAAATCCCGCCCCGTGCGGGTCAGGCCGGGCAGCGCCAGAACCGGCAGGCCCTCGCCCGCGTCGCGATAGGCCAGCCGCGCGCCATCCTCCGCCCGGTAGAATCGAAGGGTCATCAGAGGTTTTCCGACTGCGGCATGCCCAGCACGTGATAGCCGCCATCGACCAGCACGACCTCGCCGGTGGTGCAGGCGCCCCAGTCCGAGCAGAGCCAGACCGCCGTGCCGCCGATCGCCTCCAGCGTGGCATTGGCGCGCAGGG contains these protein-coding regions:
- a CDS encoding Lrp/AsnC family transcriptional regulator codes for the protein MDLNLDAQDRKILAELTENARIPIAELARRVGLSKTPVAQRIKHLEEIGLITGYRAILSPLKLGLTHVTYVEVSMNDTREHALQQFNAAVRAIPEVEECYMIAGSCDYLMKVRSRDMADFRRILAEKISVLPHVSNTSSHVSMEAVVEQNWTAL
- a CDS encoding alpha/beta fold hydrolase → MTLRFYRAEDGARLAYRDAGEGLPVLALPGLTRTGRDFDYVAPHLAGLRLIRPDYRGRGASDWTGADSYTIPQEARDVLALLDHLGIDRAAILGTSRGGLIGMVLAATAPDRVLGLCLNDVGPALQRGGLAKICDYIGRNPAGTSLADLAQRLPAAMPGFANVPPSRWLEEAERHYVETPEGLRINYDPALRDAFLAAFGGPEVDLWPLFDAAAKLPLALIRGANSELLSHDTAAEMQRRRPDMILADVPDRGHIPYLDEPEAVAAINAWLARMG
- the putA gene encoding bifunctional proline dehydrogenase/L-glutamate gamma-semialdehyde dehydrogenase PutA — its product is MTRVNPIGLSDVFSAQAKFADEAELLNRLVAQAGLGAGQRAAITRRAADLVRRIRDEAKPTMMEHFLAEYGLSTREGVALMCLAEAMLRVPDRMTIDALIEDKIAPSDWGRHLGEASSSLVNASTWALMLTGKVLDDDQAGIAGTLRRAVRRLGEPVIRTAVGRAMKEMGRQFVLGQTIEAALERAAKREAQGFTYSYDMLGEAAMTGADAARYDRAYSDAIAAIAKACTRGSVEENPGISIKLSALHPRYEVAQEARVMTELVPVVLKLARQAKAAGMGMNIDAEEQDRLVLSLKVIEAVLADPSLAGWDGFGVVVQAYGKRAGQVIDWLYETATRLDRRIMVRLVKGAYWDTEIKRAQVEGFPGFPLFTSKVATDVSYIANARKLIGYADRIYPQFATHNAHTVAAILEMAGDIRFEFQRLHGMGERLHDIVLRDHNARCRIYAPVGAHRDLLAYLVRRLLENGANSSFVHQIVDEAVSPEEVARDPFEALAEARPPRSLVAPDALFGASRRNSTGFDLTDEEMLARIYAARDVAIPDAMPLTVSEPTGKMQDVVNPATGEKIARVMMVDAETAARAIDDARIWDAPAAERAAVLRRAADLYEDHYGPIFGILGREAGKSLADAVAELREAVDFLRYYAAEGENCSDAPRGIVGAISPWNFPLAIFTGQIAAALMAGNAVIAKPAEPTPIIAAYAIGLLHQAGVPKTALQLLPGRGSVVGTAMTSDPRVAGLVFTGSTETAQTIARTMAANLAPGTPLIAETGGLNAMIVDSTALPEQAVRDIVNSAFRSAGQRCSALRCLYVQEDVAPHLIQMIKGAMDELRVGDPWDLTTDVGPVIDPGAQKEIADYIAANANRVLHKLAVPSRGYFIPPTLLKVSGINDLEREIFGPVLHVATFRGDQLDQVIAEINARGFGLTFGLHTRIDSRVQEVSDAIHVGNIYVNRNQIGAVVGSQPFGGEGLSGTGPKAGGPRYVPRFFAPAAPSVSAGAWQGQADEARLRGALAGAAPKKIEERLMPGPTGELNRLTAHSRPPVLCLGPGAEAVAAQVAAVEALGGQAVGADGALPPEALTRLPQLSAVLWWGDEAQGRAYAEALAAREGEIVQLVTAMPDLTHVAHERHLCVDTTAAGGNAALLAG
- a CDS encoding Ldh family oxidoreductase yields the protein MGEVTMVSVAELGRMVESLFMRAGFNAQQADAIARIITVAERDGAKSHGIYRIEGCLRTLAVGKVSPGARPELIDEGSAVIRVAADGGFSPAAFELGLPALAGRAEKLGLAALVINDCVHFSALWPEVEALAARGLAALAMCPSYAAVAPAGGAKPLLGTNPIAFGWPRPGAAPYVFDFATSCVARGEIELLAGAGEPLPEGWALDAEGAPTTDAEAALSGAMLPFGGHKGSALSTMVELLAGVMIGDLTSQGALEELGTLSLAPKHGELILAFSPARFAAGRPGDPLARAEALFDAILGQGARLPGQRRLAARARSEAEGIALNAEELALIERFQREGLAALG